A window of Chlorobium phaeobacteroides DSM 266 genomic DNA:
ACCATTGAGAAAAACAAGCGGGGCATAATCGTCAACAAGCACAAAACCCCGGAATTCCTGAGGATCAAGTTTTCGATGCGTGTTATTCTCGACTATACCATTGGACATAACCATAATACCTGCAAGTTCAACCAGTCGAATCAGAGCACTCAAAGCATTACTCCAGTTTGGCTGATTTGCTGCCCAGTTCTCGTCGATACCAAGAACACCCCTGATATTCCGGGCAATCATAACCGGATCGGTATCAATCCTGTCAGAACCAACGAATGGTAAGCGGTCATGCCCTTCGGCAATGAGATATTCCCTCATCCAGACCTGCCTGCGTTGCATTGCCTGAATGGTGTCGATCAGTTCGGGACTGAATCCGGATCCGGATTCACCCGACACTGTTCGGAAATTGGCTATTGGTAATTGCTCGACAGGTGGGGCCTGCAACAGGAGATAACCAAAAGGTACGGCCGCTGCTTTCGCAAAATTATGCAGTTGCCGGAAAGTCGGCAATGCATCCCCGTCCCGCCAGCCGGAAAGCTTCGGAAATTTCTGTTCGAGACTTTCTCTCCGCAGAGAACGGTCTAATGCCCATTCAAGGACTTGTGCGTTGACAGCTACTTTCATTGTCCCATAAAACTGTAGTCATACCTGGATTATCTCTATCAATAACCAAAATTTTGCATCAATGATCAGAAACGTGAATAAGAAATTCTCGTTCATTCACATTACCGTATCAATACGAAACATCAAAACAGAAAAATCGCTTTCGGAAAAGAAGGAATACGGTGACCCTTGGAAGACACTGCTCTTCCTTACGGGGAATTTGCAGGCCTTCAGCGGATTTTGATGGATATACCCGATAACGGAGTGCAAATGCTGGTCATTGCGATTATACCGATCCAAATATTGACGCGTCCTGCATCCTCTCGGCAGGCAGTTGTCAACTGCCTGCCGATGGTACCGAGCAAGTTGCCCGGAGGTCTGGTTCAAGTCTTGAGTCATCAAAAAACCAAATGCAGCGGAATATTTTATGCGTTACGAAAAGCTCCAAACAAACTACAGCGGCGAGTTGAAGTTATAGCCCAGTGAGAGGCCGAGCACATTACTTCTGAAATCGCCGTCAAAAGCTTCCATCCTTCCGGCTGTGGCCATAACGGAGATGGCGGGGGTGATGTCGTATCCTAACCCGAGATTGCCCTGCCAAACCAGCCCTGAACCTACTGCGACTCCTCCTCCTCCGGCAGCGCCGGCAAGCGCCTCGACATTGAGGTAGAAACGGTCGGTAATATTTTTCCTGATACCGGCACCGAGCAGACCGGTCATGTAGGCTCCTGCATTGCCGTCATAGGCGGCAAGACCCTGTCCACTGAGATACCAGTTGCGATCGAGAAAATAATCGATCTGAACTCCGAGGTTCTGAATATCCTCATCGACATGGTGGGTGCGCCAATGATCATCGGCTTTGAAATAGGTCTGATTGACCAGACGAACCCTGAGATATTCGGCATCGTCACCCTTTGCCGCAGTACGGGAAAGATTCCGGTCTTGCCCTCTGCCTGCTTCATATCCAAGATTCAGAGCAATACTTGTGGATTCAAAGCCACCAGAGAAAGAGGTAAGGTATCCGCCGGAAACTCCGGCAAAAAAGTTATCCGTTAAGAACAACTGCAATCCGGCTGATGCGTCGAACAGGAGACCGCCTCCTGTATCGACACCACCCCCGCCTCCACCGCCAACAGAGATATCGGCAGTGGCATAAAAATCATCGGAAAGAGGGAGACGGGCACCGACTCCTGTGAGAATCTGCATATATCCCGTACTGCCCCTGCTTGCAGCTCCTTCCATTTCCAGTTTGGCATACCAGGTTTCATCAAAATAGGTCCGCCACTCAATACCGAGCAGTGCCAGATTGTCCTGATCGCCGCCCGAAAGGGTATTGGTGGATGACGATACCTGAAGGTCTCGCCCTATGATTGCAAGAGAGTGTTTGCGTGGAGGATCCTGCCGGGAAGAGATTCGATCAGCATTGCGTTCCATCCCCCCTTCCACCGGGAAATAAAACGGCAGCGACAACGAAACAAAGGGTTGTACTGATGAAATTGAGCCGCTGTTTGGAAAATCCACATAACTGACGCCTGCTCCAAGTGAGCCCCAGCTGCCGATCCGGCAGGTAAGTGCGGCATGCGTTCGCAGCATAAGTCCGCCTCCGCTGAGGTTGTAACCGCCCCTCCCGCCGCCTGCGCCGACAAATACACCGGATTCAAGACCGAGCCGGTCAGTAAGCGGGACGTGCAGGGTTCCGTCGATACCGAGTGTGATAAACCCGCCTCTCTCTCCACGCACGGCCATCCAGGTACCTATGCCCATACTGAAGTAATCACTCAACTCATGACTGACACCAAGCCCGACCATTCCCATGCTCTCGTCACCAGGCAGATCCCACTCTTCATAAACTGCTTTAACGGCAGCATTGTTATCGGGACTCTGATTGGAGTCCGTTGCCGCATAAACCGGAGCTGAGAAGCATGGAAGGGCTCCGAGCAGCATCAGTTTCGAAACTTTTCTGAAAAATGTCATAGAAGTGCTGTTTGAGTGTCAACTGAAATCCAATCAACAAGAGAGACGATCAGAATCAAAGAAGGGAGAGCGAGACCTCCCCGCAGTTGTACCATAGCAACAGAAGTGTTCTTACCGAAGTATACGCATTATCATGTAATTCCCCGAACAGATTTCTGAAAAGGGACTCTCCGTTCATCCGTTTCGATAATGGAACCGGACAGCAGGATGTGTTAGGTTTACAGGTATCGACAATCGCGATTTTACGCCGCCGAATTCACTGCCCTGCTACTCTGCTGCCTTGATACGAGCCCCTTCGTGCAGTTCGTTGGCAGGGTGTACAATCACCCTGTCGCCCTTGCTGAGTCCTTTGAGAACCTCGGCTTCATAGGTACCGCGCAACCCGATAGTAACCGCTTTCTGCGTTGCCCTGTCGCCCTTGATGACAAAGACGTTCCACCCTTCCCTGCTCCTGAAAAGAGCGCTTACCGGAACCTTGAGAACACTCGCCGCTTCGCGGAGCACAATGGAGCCCTGCACACGGAAGTTGTCGCCAAGGCGCGGTTCGTAGTCGTTGAGGAGGGCGATAATGTTTACCCTCTTTTCTTCAATGCCAAGCGCTGAAAGTTTGGTGAATGCGGCTGGCTCGATAGTTTTAACCACCCCCGGCAACACTTTATCGCCTCCCCACTCCTCAATCAGCACCGGATTGCCCGGTCGGACCCTGACGGCATCGGAGGAGAGTACATCGAGAACAATCTCAAATTTCGCAGGATCTCCGATATCAAGAAGGGGTGATCCCGCCTGTACAAGGCGTTCGTTTTTTTCATGGATTCGAAGCACCCGGCCGTTAACCGGAGCGATAACCGGATAGGGTTTTCCCGAAATTGTCTGATCAACAAAGGTCTGAACGGCGGAAAGGTTGTATCTGGCCGCTTCAAGCAGCGAGGCTGCTGCCTGTTTTTCTTTTTTCAGCACCTCGGCTTCGTTCCGGGCGAGTTCGAAGCTCTCCTTCGATACGGCGCCTTCCTCATAGAGCCGTTGGTAGCGGCTGAACCGGAGTCCGGCCTGACCGAGATTGACTGCAACCTGCCGCTGTCGCGCAAGGGCTTCCTGCATCGAGGCTCGCGCCGATCCCACCCTCGCTTCCGCTTCCCGGTACTCTCGCGACCCGAGATCTGGTGGCAGAATAAAGGCAACCCCGGCTCCCTGCTTGACACTGTCGCCCTCATCGAGCGAGATCCGCTGCAGGTTACCCGTTACCGGAGCGGCAAGAGTGAAGCGATCGTTCACCCGCGTTACCCCTTCGGCTTCGAGGGTGACCCTGAGTGGTCCGGAAACGACCACTGCAACGTCCACCGGAATTGCAGCAGGCCGAAAAACGATAACAAGAGTGATGGCGACAACAACTGCTGAAACAGCAGCAAGGCGCTGCGTTCTGGAAAATCTGTCAAAAAAGCGGTTCGGCATGCTACTCCCTTGTTTTAAGAACGGCAATCAGGTCAAGCTTGACGAGTCGCCGGTGAATGAGCAGCGCTGAAACAAGCGCAACTCCTGTAATAACGCAAAAAGCAAAAAGAAAGTTGGTGGTGCTGAAGACAACCGGCAACCGGTAAAGTTCCGAGCTAAGGGCAAGCGAGAGCATCGCCGAGAGGAGAATGCCGAGCAGAAACCCGAGCGGAATGGCAAAGAGAATCAAAATCGCCTGTTCGCCAAGCAGAATCACCGATATTTCGGTCATACTGAACCCGAGTACTCTGAGGCTTGACAGCTCCCTTGCCCGTTCGGAAAGTGAAATTCTCGCTCCGTTGTACACCACGGCAAAAGCAAGCACACAGGCAAAGGAGGTAAGAATAAGCGTGGATGTGGTCATGCTTTGAGCAATCAGACGGTTGAAACTCTCTTTCATTGACCGGAGCATCATGATGCCGGCAATACCCGGCATATTCTTGAAATCCTGATAGATTCTCGTGGCTTTCTCAGGATCAAGACGAAGGTATGCCGCATTGAGCGCGCCCCCATCTCCGGCGAGTTGATCCAGCTGGCGGATATTCATGTAGGCCGATAATCCAAGAATTTCATCGATGGTGCCGCTGACCCTTACCGGAGAGCTTCTCCGGCTTCCCTGAAGGAGTTCGACCATGAGCGTATCTCCTTTTCGGACTCCGAGTGCGTCGGCGAGAGTCCCGGTCAGAAGAACGCCCTCTTCGGGAAGCGCAAAAGAGCGGTTGCTGCGGTCAACAAGTCGCTGCAGACCACTTGCCGACTCAAGCCCCTTGAGTGCCTGTCTTTTCGTTCTGTGACCGAATCTGAGCTTTACCGGCTCTTCCCGGTAGTATTCATGTTCAAGCACCCCGTCTATCGAAGCGAGATCCTGCGCTACGGAGGGGGGCATCGGTTCATTGAAAACCACCGTCACATCCTCTCGATGCCTGGAACTGAACTCCACCTGCACCATCCGGTCTACGGCATCATAGGTATATCGTCCGGCAATGAGAATTGCTACGGCAAGGGAGATCATGAATACTGAAATCGATGCTTTCCATTTTCGGCGCATCAGGTTGCGAACGATAATCCGCAACGGCAGGGGCATGTTTCGGCGCAACAACTCCCTGTCAACGCGTCCTGATTTGTAGATTGGCGGGGATTCGGGACGCATTGCTTCGGCAGGAGGAAGCTTCACGGCTTCGCGTACGGCGCCGAGGGATCCGGTAAGGGCCGCAAGCGCAGCAAGGAGCACCGAGAGCGCAACGTCCTCAAAACGGATGGAATATACCAGTTCGGCAAAGTTGTAGAAGTCGGCATAGATGCTCATCAGTCCTTTTCCTATCCATGCACCGAGAGCGGTACCGACAATTGCTCCCGCCGCTGTCGGCAGCATGGCGAAACCAAGAAAGTGCAGCCCGACATCCTCATTGGTATACCCTATAGCTTTGAGCACGGCAATCTGATCGCGCTGGGTGGCAACGATACGGCGCAAGACGATGTTGAGCAGAAAAACGGCAACAGCAAGAAATATTGTCGGCAAAACGGTAATCTGAATACCTACCTGCTTGATCTCATCGGAAATAAACCTGTCGGAGAGTTGTTCGGATCTGCCGAATGCTCCGAGCGATCCATACCGTTCAAACTGTCTGTCAAGCTGCATGATGATATCTTTTTCAGACGCACCGTGAGCAAGCGTCAGAGAGAGGTCATTGAATGCCCCGTCCATATCAAGCGCCGACTCAAGCGCCCGCCGGCTCATCCAGAACACTCCGAAGCGTCGTTTGTCGGGGAAAAAAGCTCCGGGCTGCACTTCATAGATATACTCCGGAGAAAGGCCGGTACCGACAATAACAAGCTCCTTGCGCCTTCCGTTGATCACGGCTGTAACTCTGTCTCCGGGCGAAAGATGATTTGCATCGAGAAACGGCTTGCTGGCAATGATCTCTTCCGGTTTACCCGGCTCGATATATCGTCCGTTTTTGATAAAAAGATCGTTGAGCATGGCCGCAGGGTGCTCGGGAATCGAAATGAGGCGACCGGTCGCTGGTTCGTCAAGCCCCGGAACATCGAGAGTGACATCGGCAATAATTCTTGTATTAACCGCAGCGACGCCCGGAATATCGCTCACCCATTGGCGATAAAATTCAGGAGCGCGTTTAACCTGCATAAATACATCGGCAAACCGGAAGCGACTGTAGTATTTTGCTTTTGATGCCTCAAGCGAATATCTGACGCTGCTCATGGAGATAAACACG
This region includes:
- a CDS encoding ImmA/IrrE family metallo-endopeptidase, with the translated sequence MKVAVNAQVLEWALDRSLRRESLEQKFPKLSGWRDGDALPTFRQLHNFAKAAAVPFGYLLLQAPPVEQLPIANFRTVSGESGSGFSPELIDTIQAMQRRQVWMREYLIAEGHDRLPFVGSDRIDTDPVMIARNIRGVLGIDENWAANQPNWSNALSALIRLVELAGIMVMSNGIVENNTHRKLDPQEFRGFVLVDDYAPLVFLNGADGKAARMFTLAHELAHIWIGVSAAFDLRELQPADNENERACNRIAAEFLVPSVVLAEVWPQVHGRDNPFQLLAKRFKVSEIVAARRLLDMGFIARAEFMKFYRAWQDQEQRLAKKAGDDGGGDFYANQNIRIGNRFGDLLTRSVQAGTTLYTDAWRLTGLKKNTFQEYAQKIFGRSV
- a CDS encoding efflux RND transporter periplasmic adaptor subunit, which translates into the protein MPNRFFDRFSRTQRLAAVSAVVVAITLVIVFRPAAIPVDVAVVVSGPLRVTLEAEGVTRVNDRFTLAAPVTGNLQRISLDEGDSVKQGAGVAFILPPDLGSREYREAEARVGSARASMQEALARQRQVAVNLGQAGLRFSRYQRLYEEGAVSKESFELARNEAEVLKKEKQAAASLLEAARYNLSAVQTFVDQTISGKPYPVIAPVNGRVLRIHEKNERLVQAGSPLLDIGDPAKFEIVLDVLSSDAVRVRPGNPVLIEEWGGDKVLPGVVKTIEPAAFTKLSALGIEEKRVNIIALLNDYEPRLGDNFRVQGSIVLREAASVLKVPVSALFRSREGWNVFVIKGDRATQKAVTIGLRGTYEAEVLKGLSKGDRVIVHPANELHEGARIKAAE
- a CDS encoding ABC transporter permease; its protein translation is MKLFNRKLLRELSRLKGQMVAVAAVVACGIAVFISMSSVRYSLEASKAKYYSRFRFADVFMQVKRAPEFYRQWVSDIPGVAAVNTRIIADVTLDVPGLDEPATGRLISIPEHPAAMLNDLFIKNGRYIEPGKPEEIIASKPFLDANHLSPGDRVTAVINGRRKELVIVGTGLSPEYIYEVQPGAFFPDKRRFGVFWMSRRALESALDMDGAFNDLSLTLAHGASEKDIIMQLDRQFERYGSLGAFGRSEQLSDRFISDEIKQVGIQITVLPTIFLAVAVFLLNIVLRRIVATQRDQIAVLKAIGYTNEDVGLHFLGFAMLPTAAGAIVGTALGAWIGKGLMSIYADFYNFAELVYSIRFEDVALSVLLAALAALTGSLGAVREAVKLPPAEAMRPESPPIYKSGRVDRELLRRNMPLPLRIIVRNLMRRKWKASISVFMISLAVAILIAGRYTYDAVDRMVQVEFSSRHREDVTVVFNEPMPPSVAQDLASIDGVLEHEYYREEPVKLRFGHRTKRQALKGLESASGLQRLVDRSNRSFALPEEGVLLTGTLADALGVRKGDTLMVELLQGSRRSSPVRVSGTIDEILGLSAYMNIRQLDQLAGDGGALNAAYLRLDPEKATRIYQDFKNMPGIAGIMMLRSMKESFNRLIAQSMTTSTLILTSFACVLAFAVVYNGARISLSERARELSSLRVLGFSMTEISVILLGEQAILILFAIPLGFLLGILLSAMLSLALSSELYRLPVVFSTTNFLFAFCVITGVALVSALLIHRRLVKLDLIAVLKTRE